Genomic segment of Terriglobales bacterium:
GCGCGATTATACCCCGGCCGGTTCTCCCGATTGCCCGCCAATAACGCCTTGACCACCGTTCCTAACTCGGGAACCCGTACCTCACCAGGTACCGGCAGGGCATGTTCGAAGTCCGCCGGCGGTGGCGGGCTGCCCCGCTCCAGCCACAGCCCATCCAGCCCCAACCGGGCCACCCAGCCACCGCTCAGCTCGATCTCCCGGCCCGCCCCCCCAGCGACGAACCTCCTGATTTTCTCCACTTCGCGGAACTCGAGGCGAGCCCCCACCTGCCGCCCGACCTCCCGCAGGACCCGGCGCTGCACCGCCAACGGCCAACTCAGC
This window contains:
- the tilS gene encoding tRNA lysidine(34) synthetase TilS, producing the protein LSWPLAVQRRVLREVGRQVGARLEFREVEKIRRFVAGGAGREIELSGGWVARLGLDGLWLERGSPPPPADFEHALPVPGEVRVPELGTVVKALLAGNRENRPGYNRAQALDRKKLAPELTIRNWRAGDRFWPAHTKSAKKVKELLQAKRVPEGERKRWPVAVSRGTIVWVRGLAPGREFAAGPECREAVVIEEITPAQDNP